In one window of Estrella lausannensis DNA:
- a CDS encoding metal ABC transporter solute-binding protein, Zn/Mn family has product MLIRLLSLGLLFIFSLAAEERSVKEKVLVTITPYSYFVHAIGGDLFDVEVMVPQGASAHSFEPNPRQMVEAAQAKLWFVMGESFEPRVVKTIRGMNPSIKIVDLRKGVDLIRGDESHLHEGHCHDGHCHKGGLCLSQGFDPHVWLSPREMKVQVNTIRDSLIEMHPEKREEFERNTQELQHKLDAVEQQLNLILPKSDPLTILVSHPSFGYLARDFGLSQVTIEFEGREPTQKQILAVVQTAKSAHINTIFTQPQHPSKGAKVIAEYLGASLVEVNPYSDNYFENLKKMAELFAKSRPESK; this is encoded by the coding sequence ATGCTGATCAGATTACTTTCCCTGGGACTGCTCTTTATTTTTTCTCTCGCGGCTGAAGAGAGAAGTGTCAAAGAGAAGGTGTTAGTGACCATAACTCCCTACAGCTATTTTGTTCATGCCATCGGGGGAGATCTTTTTGATGTTGAGGTGATGGTGCCTCAGGGCGCTTCGGCGCACTCTTTTGAGCCGAATCCGCGGCAGATGGTGGAGGCAGCTCAAGCCAAATTATGGTTTGTCATGGGAGAGAGTTTTGAACCAAGAGTCGTCAAAACAATCAGAGGTATGAACCCATCGATTAAAATCGTTGATCTGAGGAAGGGTGTCGATCTTATCCGCGGAGATGAAAGCCACCTTCATGAGGGGCACTGTCATGATGGCCACTGCCATAAAGGCGGACTGTGCCTTTCTCAGGGATTTGATCCTCACGTATGGCTAAGCCCGAGAGAAATGAAAGTTCAGGTCAACACCATCAGGGATTCGCTTATTGAAATGCATCCGGAAAAAAGAGAAGAGTTTGAGAGAAACACTCAGGAGTTGCAACATAAACTTGATGCTGTTGAACAGCAGTTAAATCTCATCTTGCCCAAAAGCGATCCGCTCACGATCTTAGTCTCTCACCCCTCTTTCGGCTACCTCGCGCGCGACTTTGGGCTAAGCCAGGTTACCATCGAATTTGAAGGAAGGGAGCCGACGCAGAAGCAGATTTTGGCGGTTGTTCAAACAGCAAAGAGCGCTCATATCAACACGATCTTCACCCAGCCTCAGCATCCTTCTAAAGGTGCCAAAGTAATTGCCGAGTATCTGGGAGCGTCTCTTGTTGAAGTCAATCCTTACAGCGACAACTACTTCGAAAACCTCAAGAAGATGGCTGAGCTGTTTGCTAAGTCAAGGCCGGAGAGCAAGTAA
- a CDS encoding metal ABC transporter permease: MMILASVISSLYCFFGMMAAFYLDWPVGATIALISGISYVAALIYSGKKI, encoded by the coding sequence ATGATGATCTTAGCTTCGGTCATCTCCTCTCTTTATTGCTTTTTCGGGATGATGGCAGCCTTTTATCTCGATTGGCCCGTCGGCGCTACGATCGCTTTGATTTCAGGAATCAGCTATGTGGCGGCATTAATCTATTCGGGGAAAAAGATCTAA
- a CDS encoding metal ABC transporter ATP-binding protein encodes MKPAIKVENLTFGYSDSIVLKDVNFQIEEGEFIGIIGPNGGGKSTLLKIVMGLLDIRCGKVEIFGHAPKEALNFFGYVPQHPGFDKSFPISVLELVLEGRLKWLPWWGVFSKKDIQAAEESLEQVGLLDLAGRSLGTLSGGQMQRALIARALASNPQLLLLDEPTASVDKEAEAQIFSLLKSLSRRITVVLVTHDLKTAVEMVDRVVCVEREVSCFKASEVCEHFALGLYHAPLLTKEMKKDNCRLQIIKPDA; translated from the coding sequence ATGAAACCGGCCATCAAGGTAGAAAATCTCACTTTCGGCTACTCCGACAGCATTGTTTTAAAAGATGTGAATTTCCAAATTGAAGAAGGGGAATTCATCGGAATTATCGGGCCGAATGGCGGAGGCAAGTCGACGCTGCTTAAAATCGTGATGGGGCTTTTGGATATCCGATGCGGCAAGGTGGAGATTTTTGGACACGCGCCTAAGGAAGCTCTCAACTTTTTTGGATATGTCCCTCAGCATCCCGGTTTTGACAAATCATTCCCTATCAGCGTTCTTGAACTGGTTTTGGAGGGTAGGCTGAAGTGGCTCCCCTGGTGGGGTGTTTTTTCTAAGAAAGATATTCAGGCTGCTGAAGAGTCCCTTGAGCAGGTGGGCTTGCTTGATCTGGCAGGACGGTCATTGGGTACATTGTCGGGAGGCCAGATGCAAAGAGCTTTAATTGCAAGAGCCCTCGCCTCAAATCCTCAGCTGCTCCTACTCGACGAGCCCACGGCGAGTGTGGACAAAGAAGCAGAAGCGCAAATTTTTTCCCTTTTAAAGAGTTTAAGCCGCCGCATCACCGTGGTGCTTGTAACGCACGATTTGAAGACAGCAGTTGAGATGGTGGACAGGGTAGTGTGCGTTGAAAGAGAGGTCTCTTGCTTCAAGGCGAGCGAAGTGTGCGAACACTTTGCCCTGGGGCTCTATCACGCTCCTCTGCTCACCAAAGAGATGAAAAAAGACAACTGCCGCCTGCAGATTATAAAACCGGACGCTTGA